Proteins found in one Triticum urartu cultivar G1812 chromosome 4, Tu2.1, whole genome shotgun sequence genomic segment:
- the LOC125550431 gene encoding uncharacterized protein LOC125550431, whose product MGTVLDSHFLALTALVTVGYQLVFFIITALLRFDKVTDFAGSTNFVIIAVLVAALKGTWHFRQIVLTVLVIIWGLRLAVFLLMRILQWGEDKRFDEMRSNLGKLAVFWIFQAVWVWTVSLPVTIVNASSRNPSIEARDIIGWIMWAIGLAVEAIADQQKLKFKNSPSNRGKWCNVGLWSYTRHPNYFGEMFLWWGVFVASTPVLSGAEWLVILGPIFLTLLLLFVSGIPLLESSADKRFGRSEEYRTYKKTTSPLIPLPPVVYGALPDWFKVAFLLELPLYNPGPERDPVS is encoded by the exons ATGGGAACAGTGCTGGACTCCCACTTCCTGGCGCTCACCGCCCTCGTCACC GTCGGGTACCAGCTGGTGTTCTTCATCATCACAGCTCTCCTCCGCTTCGACAAGGTCACCGATTTCGCAG GCAGTACAAATTTTGTCATAATCGCCGTCCTTGTAGCAGCTTTGAAGGGAACATGGCACTTCCGCCAG ATCGTGTTGACAGTGCTTGTTATAATCTGGGGACTTCGTCTGGCAGTGTTTTTACTAATGAG GATTTTGCAATGGGGAGAGGACAAACGGTTTGATGAGATGCGCAGTAACTTGGGAAAATTAGCCGTCTTCTGGATTTTTCAG GCTGTCTGGGTTTGGACTGTCAGCTTGCCTGTTACTATTGTGAATGCAAGTAGCAGAAACCCTTCAATTGAAGCTCGGGATATCATTGGTTGGATAATGTGGGCCATCGGGCTAGCTGTGGAAGCTATAGCTGATCAACAGAAGCTTAAATTCAAGAATTCTCCAAGCAATAGGGGAAAGTGGTGTAATGTTGGTCTTTGGAGTTATACTCGCCATCCAAATTACTTTGGGGAG ATGTTCCTTTGGTGGGGGGTGTTTGTAGCATCAACCCCAGTCCTCTCAGGAGCTGAATGGCTTGTAATCTTGGGACCCATCTTCCTGACGCTCTTGCTTCTTTTCGTTAGCGGGATCCCACTTCTTGAG TCATCTGCTGATAAGCGCTTCGGTCGGTCTGAGGAATACCGCACATACAAGAAAACCACAAG TCCTCTTATCCCATTGCCGCCGGTTGTGTATGGAGCCCTGCCCGATTGGTTCAAGGTGGCATTCCTCCTGGAGCTGCCCCTCTACAACCCCGGACCGGAACGCGACCCTGTCAGCTGA
- the LOC125553466 gene encoding putative F-box protein At1g65770, translated as MADWAGLHEDFLLLLVPRLPSLDLRTFRTVCASWRAAAATFASAGGRPRPDRPWLLLPADAPDPEFRRLAICRDQEVPVVTLPARLGRAHDRRLFPLGSSRGVIVAADDRGAMHLLDLATGRRAPLPPVAALPLADRVERTPAGLSVRLKRDPRVYSIDGLIHRDDTLIHKAVAVPTPGGGAMVIVIYSPHSHRHQWATARPGDSTWKSVKPSSIPAVVDLALHRGQLYANTLFGMVYVYPELHGLGSASPDIIPSETRRPTSRVESSFLVQTPGGGALMQVERVNPVPPAESEEFVAPAEGEEFVVRVLDECGGTWEEEEDIGDVALLVDASGAVAVSTRECPGLRPSTIYYADLNGGETRVRAYSLAGKHKKVEVVESLPGAEGNKWPCFWFTPVYSQ; from the coding sequence ATGGCGGACTGGGCGGGGCTCcacgaggacttcctcctcctgCTCGTCCCGCGCCTGCCCTCCCTCGACCTGCGCACCTTCCGCACCGTCTGCGCCTCCTGGCGCGCCGCCGCGGCCACCTTCGCCTCGGCCGGCGGCCGCCCGCGCCCCGACCGCCCCTGGCTCCTCCTCCCCGCCGACGCGCCCGACCCGGAATTTCGCCGCCTCGCCATCTGCCGCGACCAAGAGGTCCCCGTCGTCACCCTCCCCGCGCGCCTCGGCCGCGCGCACGACCGCCGCCTGTTCCCCCTCGGGTCCTCCCGCGGCGTCATCGTGGCCGCCGACGACCGCGGGGCCATGCACCTGCTCGACCTCGCCACCGGTCGGCGCGCGCCTCTCCCCCCCGTGGCCGCGCTCCCTCTCGCCGACCGCGTCGAGAGGACCCCTGCCGGCCTCAGTGTCCGCCTCAAACGCGACCCACGGGTCTACTCCATCGACGGCCTGATCCACCGCGACGACACCCTGATCCACAAGGCCGTCGCGGTGCCCACGCCCGGTGGCGGGGCGATGGTGATCGTCATCTACTCCCCGCATAGCCATCGCCACCAGTGGGCCACCGCTCGTCCCGGCGACAGCACCTGGAAATCCGTGAAGCCGAGCAGCATCCCCGCCGTGGTGGACCTGGCGCTCCACCGCGGCCAGCTCTACGCCAACACCCTCTTCGGGATGGTGTACGTCTACCCGGAGCTGCACGGGCTGGGCTCCGCGTCCCCGGATATCATCCCGTCCGAGACGCGGAGGCCAACCTCGCGCGTGGAGAGCAGCTTTCTCGTGCAGACCCCCGGCGGCGGCGCGCTGATGCAGGTGGAGCGTGTCAACCCGGTGCCGCCGGCCGAGAGCGAGGAGTTCGTGGCGCCAGCCGAGGGCGAGGAGTTCGTGGTTCGCGTGCTGGACGAGTGCGGCGGGacgtgggaggaggaggaggacatcGGCGACGTCGCGCTGCTTGTGGATGCGTCCGGCGCGGTGGCCGTGTCCACGCGGGAGTGCCCCGGGCTACGGCCCAGCACCATCTACTACGCGGACCTCAACGGTGGCGAGACACGGGTCCGGGCGTACAGCCTCGCCGGCAAGCACAAGAAGGTCGAGGTCGTCGAGTCCCTCCCGGGGGCGGAGGGAAACAAGTGGCCGTGCTTCTGGTTCACGCCGGTCTATTCACAGTGA
- the LOC125550432 gene encoding peptidyl-prolyl cis-trans isomerase FKBP17-2, chloroplastic-like, producing the protein MATFLGSSPAFLARPAAKPHVSCAPPSRPPSAQPPSDQPPPPPQQQPQQEPMQAQAAPARAPAPKRAATSADSTDWVASSLTRRFGIGAGLAWVGFLAFGVVSEQLKTRFEVAQQQANTKDVEEEKEVVLPNGIRYTEMRVGGGDVPRPGDLVVIDLQGRVAGGGEAFVDTFGDGKRPLALVMGSRPYTRGMCEGIEYALRSMRNGGKRRVVVPASLGFGEDGADFGDDGVQVPPGATLEYVVQVDKVSIAPA; encoded by the exons ATGGCCACGTTCTTGGGCAGCTCCCCGGCCTTCCTCGCCCGCCCCGCCGCCAAGCCGCACGTCTCGTGCGCGCCGCCCTCGCGGCCGCCCAGCGCCCAGCCGCCGTCCGACCAGCCCCCACCGCCACCACAGCAGCAGCCGCAGCAAGAGCCCATGCAAGCGCAGGCGGCACCGGCGAGGGCGCCGGCGCCGAAGCGCGCGGCGACGTCGGCCGACTCGACGGACTGGGTCGCGTCGTCGCTGACCCGGCGGTTCGGCATCGGCGCCGGGCTGGCGTGGGTCGGGTTCCTGGCCTTCGGCGTCGTGTCGGAGCAGCTCAAGACCCGCTTCGAGGTCGCGCAGCAGCAGGCTAACACCAA GGATgtggaggaggagaaggaggtcGTCCTGCCCAATGGAATCCG GTACACCGAGATGCGGGTGGGCGGCGGCGACGTGCCGCGGCCGGGCGACCTGGTGGTGATCGACCTGCAGGGGCGggtggccggcggcggggaggcgtTCGTGGACACGTTCGGCGACGGGAAGCGGCCGCTGGCGCTCGTCATGGGCTCCAGGCCCTACACCAGGGGGATGTGCGAGGGCATCGAGTACGCGCTGCGGTCCATGCGGAACGGCGGCAAGCGGCGCGTGGTCGTACCGGCGAGCCTCGGCTTCGGCGAGGACGGCGCCGACTTCGGGGACGACGGCGTGCAGGTGCCCCCCGGGGCGACGCTGGAGTACGTCGTGCAGGTCGACAAGGTGTCCATCGCGCCGGCGTGA